The following proteins come from a genomic window of Corallococcus sp. NCRR:
- a CDS encoding TonB-dependent receptor domain-containing protein translates to MRTLLCVVCVLLATGAVAQAPDAGTLAGDAGAPTGVLTKPPALLRQVEAAYPPEAAAQQLEGTVVMFIDISETGAVTNVEITQPAGHGFDEAATEAVKQFQFEPAEVDHVPAPVRIQYAYQFVFRAPEPQPEASPDGGVQEPQGPVNFSGQALERGTRKPLVGAEVVLTELDRSTVTDEEGRFAFRGVPVGTHPVVVVLGNYDRFKTQETIEEGKETQAKYYVQKRVFSQYETVVRSDRERKEVTRTTISVAEVQRVPGTQGDTLKVVQNLPGVARPAFNGGALVIRGTSPQESGVFLDGLRIPILYHFGGLTSVYNSDLLEAVDYLPGNFSAYYGDITGGVINVRSREPRTDRYHATVGISLIESNAVIEGPITDTLSFAIGGRRSYIDLVLKAVPFDDDSLQVAPRYYDAQAKLVWKPSSRHTFTLQGLTSRDRLALLLDQPADGDPSVNGGLDVTTGFNQLRLRHQFREGRLTLDTHGLIGNTLLDFQIGERGLRIASTDLYLRPTVEFAFNDSVTVAGGLDVVANLANVRASIQQPPREGEPPSPLVTEDLINIDGKFTQYYPSAWAEVRWRPIQDLLVVPGVRTESYVFTDQQEVKRTVNPRLAVRYALTETLTLKGGAGVYHSPPVQDEPSPGFGNPDLGAKRSLQYSVGAEWQARPEWFVGSEVFYNDLDDLIVRSNARVVRNGESVPENLKNGGVGRIYGFELLVRRALTDRLFGWVSYTLSRSERRDAPGARWRKFDNDQTHVLTAIASYKLPKGWEVGARFRFASGNPTTPVLGAKRDDTTDVFIPYYGLVNSQRLPSFNQLDIRVDKNLIFDTWNLDLYLDLTNAYNNQSVEGVAYNYNYSKREFFKGLPILPVLGLKGAF, encoded by the coding sequence ATGAGAACGCTCCTCTGCGTCGTCTGTGTATTGCTTGCGACCGGAGCCGTGGCACAGGCTCCGGACGCAGGAACCCTCGCCGGCGACGCTGGCGCTCCCACGGGCGTGCTGACGAAGCCGCCCGCCCTCCTGCGTCAGGTGGAGGCGGCCTACCCGCCGGAGGCCGCCGCCCAGCAGCTCGAGGGCACGGTGGTGATGTTCATCGACATCTCGGAGACGGGCGCCGTCACGAATGTCGAAATCACCCAGCCCGCGGGCCACGGCTTCGACGAGGCCGCCACCGAAGCGGTGAAGCAGTTCCAGTTCGAGCCCGCGGAGGTGGACCACGTCCCCGCGCCGGTGCGCATCCAGTACGCCTACCAGTTCGTCTTCCGCGCGCCGGAGCCGCAACCCGAGGCCTCGCCGGACGGCGGCGTCCAGGAGCCCCAGGGGCCGGTGAACTTCAGCGGCCAGGCGTTGGAGCGCGGCACCCGCAAGCCCCTGGTGGGCGCGGAGGTGGTGCTCACGGAGCTGGACCGCTCCACCGTCACGGATGAAGAGGGGCGCTTCGCCTTCCGGGGCGTCCCCGTGGGCACGCACCCGGTCGTCGTCGTGCTGGGCAACTACGACCGCTTCAAGACGCAGGAGACGATTGAAGAGGGCAAGGAGACGCAGGCGAAGTACTACGTGCAGAAGCGCGTCTTCAGCCAATACGAGACGGTGGTCCGCAGCGACCGCGAGCGCAAGGAGGTGACGCGCACGACCATCTCGGTGGCGGAGGTGCAGCGCGTGCCGGGCACGCAGGGGGACACGCTCAAGGTGGTGCAGAACCTGCCGGGCGTGGCGCGGCCCGCGTTCAACGGCGGCGCGCTCGTGATTCGCGGCACCAGCCCGCAGGAGTCCGGCGTCTTCCTGGACGGCCTGCGCATCCCCATCCTGTACCACTTCGGTGGGCTCACCTCCGTGTACAACTCGGACCTGCTGGAGGCGGTGGACTACCTGCCCGGCAACTTCTCCGCGTACTACGGCGACATCACCGGCGGCGTCATCAACGTGCGCAGCCGCGAGCCCCGCACGGACCGCTACCACGCCACGGTGGGCATCAGCCTCATTGAATCCAACGCGGTGATTGAAGGCCCCATCACGGACACGCTGAGCTTCGCCATTGGCGGCCGGCGTTCGTACATCGACCTGGTGCTCAAGGCGGTGCCGTTCGACGACGACAGCCTCCAGGTGGCGCCGCGCTACTACGACGCGCAGGCGAAGCTGGTGTGGAAGCCGAGCAGCCGCCACACGTTCACGCTGCAGGGCCTGACGTCGCGCGACCGCCTGGCGTTGCTGTTGGACCAGCCGGCGGACGGCGACCCGTCCGTCAATGGCGGCCTGGACGTGACCACGGGCTTCAACCAGCTGCGCCTGCGCCACCAGTTCCGCGAGGGCCGGCTGACGCTCGACACGCACGGGTTGATTGGCAACACCCTCCTGGACTTCCAGATTGGCGAGCGCGGGCTGCGCATCGCGTCCACGGACCTGTATCTGCGGCCCACGGTGGAGTTCGCGTTCAACGACAGCGTGACGGTGGCGGGCGGCCTGGACGTGGTGGCGAACCTGGCGAACGTGAGGGCCAGCATCCAGCAGCCGCCGCGCGAGGGCGAGCCGCCGTCGCCGCTGGTGACGGAGGACCTCATCAACATCGACGGGAAGTTCACCCAGTACTACCCGTCCGCCTGGGCGGAGGTGCGGTGGCGGCCCATCCAGGACCTGCTGGTGGTGCCGGGCGTGCGCACGGAGAGCTACGTCTTCACGGACCAGCAGGAGGTGAAGCGCACGGTGAACCCCCGGCTCGCGGTGCGCTACGCGCTCACGGAGACGCTGACGCTCAAGGGCGGCGCGGGCGTCTACCACAGCCCGCCGGTACAGGATGAGCCGTCACCGGGGTTCGGCAATCCGGACCTGGGGGCGAAGCGGTCGCTCCAGTACAGCGTGGGCGCGGAGTGGCAGGCGCGGCCGGAGTGGTTCGTGGGCAGCGAGGTCTTCTACAACGACCTGGATGACCTCATCGTCCGCTCGAACGCGCGCGTCGTGCGCAACGGCGAGTCCGTGCCGGAGAACCTGAAGAACGGCGGCGTGGGGCGCATCTATGGCTTCGAGTTGCTGGTGCGCCGGGCGCTGACGGACCGGCTGTTCGGCTGGGTCTCGTACACGCTCTCCCGCAGCGAGCGCCGGGACGCGCCGGGGGCGCGCTGGCGCAAGTTCGACAACGACCAGACGCACGTGCTGACGGCCATCGCCAGCTACAAGCTGCCGAAGGGCTGGGAGGTGGGCGCGCGGTTCCGCTTCGCGTCCGGCAACCCGACGACGCCGGTGCTGGGCGCCAAGCGCGACGACACGACGGACGTGTTCATCCCGTACTACGGGCTGGTCAATTCGCAGCGGCTGCCGTCGTTCAACCAGTTGGACATCCGCGTGGACAAGAACCTCATCTTCGACACGTGGAACCTGGACCTCTACCTGGACCTGACGAA
- a CDS encoding chalcone isomerase family protein: MHTVAITGFGKRVKGKAMTGTVWTKGARGVALGMLLLVGAAAHAGQAGGVDMPDSLQVEGRTLALTHMELKKKLFFNVYVWSLYMEEEPTCFKEAVASNSLKRLHFRFLRTITKDQLVGSFREGLRQNPAMRQDALSQSLEKLLSSLHDVRKGDDLVLTYLPGSGLHVSGGASGGVHIPGKPFADALFSSWLDTHPIFPK, from the coding sequence ATGCACACCGTTGCGATCACCGGATTTGGGAAGCGGGTGAAGGGGAAGGCGATGACGGGGACGGTGTGGACAAAGGGAGCGCGAGGGGTCGCGCTGGGGATGCTCCTGCTGGTGGGCGCCGCCGCCCACGCGGGACAGGCGGGCGGGGTCGACATGCCGGATTCCCTCCAGGTGGAGGGGCGCACGCTGGCGCTCACCCACATGGAGCTGAAGAAGAAGCTCTTCTTCAACGTGTACGTGTGGAGCCTCTACATGGAGGAGGAGCCCACCTGCTTCAAGGAGGCCGTGGCCTCCAACAGCCTGAAGCGCCTGCACTTCCGCTTCCTGCGCACCATCACCAAGGACCAGCTCGTGGGCAGCTTCCGCGAGGGCCTGCGCCAGAACCCGGCCATGCGCCAGGACGCCCTCAGCCAGTCCCTGGAGAAGCTCCTGTCGTCCCTGCATGACGTGCGCAAGGGCGACGACCTCGTCCTCACCTACCTGCCCGGCTCCGGCCTCCACGTCTCCGGCGGCGCGTCCGGCGGCGTCCACATCCCCGGCAAGCCCTTCGCCGACGCCCTCTTCAGCTCCTGGCTGGACACCCACCCCATCTTCCCCAAGTAA
- a CDS encoding molybdopterin oxidoreductase family protein: MSASVHFRTCNLCEAMCGVRIEVADGRITSIKGDAEDPFSRGHICPKAVALRDLHEDPDRLRHPMKRTASGWERVSWEDALRDITQRIHAIQKEHGPNSVGAYLGNPNVHNLGAMMFGPQFLRALRTRNRFSATSVDQLPHQLAAHLMFGHQLLVPIPDIDRTRYMLMLGANPLASNGSLMTTPDVRARLRAIQERGGKVVVIDPRRTETAAIADQHVFVRPGTDALALFSLLHVVLEGSAHRMGRLAAFVDGWDTVLPLVRDFPPERTAPHTGIAPDVLRGIAREFLAADGAVCYGRVGVSTQPFGSLCQWLINVLNIVTGNLDREGGALFTLPAFDLIGGPRAFGVSPGSHGRWKSRVRGLPESSGELPVAALAEEILTPGEGRIRALITLAGNPVLSTPNGTQLDTALGQLDFMVSVDPYLNETTRHAHYILPPASLLERGHYDLVFHVLAVRNTAKYSPPVFPAGPDSRQDWEILLELQHRLETLRKGRSVRATLQYQALKRTGPERILDLGLRMGPYGSRFHPLKKQGLSLAKLRAAPHGIDLGPMKPSLPGRLRNRAKRIQLAPELLVADVARLRAAFPDDAAPREGELLLIGRRHLRDNNSWMHNVLGLVKGRPRCTLMVHPDDASRIGLADGANATIRSRVGEVTVPVAVTADVMPGVVSLPHGYGHQRPGIRQQVASAHAGASINDLTDDQALDVVSGNAAFSGTPVQVRPA; this comes from the coding sequence ATGAGCGCTTCCGTCCACTTCCGCACCTGCAATCTCTGTGAAGCCATGTGTGGCGTGCGCATCGAAGTGGCGGACGGGCGCATCACGTCCATCAAGGGGGACGCGGAAGACCCTTTCAGCCGGGGCCACATCTGTCCCAAGGCCGTGGCGCTCCGCGACCTGCACGAGGACCCAGACCGGCTCCGCCATCCCATGAAGCGCACCGCTTCCGGCTGGGAGCGCGTGTCCTGGGAGGACGCGCTCCGCGACATCACGCAGCGGATCCATGCCATCCAGAAGGAGCACGGGCCGAACAGTGTGGGCGCGTACCTGGGCAACCCCAACGTGCACAACCTGGGCGCGATGATGTTCGGGCCCCAGTTCCTTCGCGCGCTGCGCACGCGCAACCGCTTCTCCGCGACGTCCGTGGACCAGCTTCCCCATCAGCTCGCGGCCCACCTCATGTTCGGCCACCAGTTGCTGGTGCCCATCCCGGACATCGACCGCACGCGCTACATGCTCATGCTGGGCGCGAACCCGCTCGCGTCCAATGGCAGCCTGATGACCACGCCGGACGTGCGCGCCCGGCTGCGTGCCATCCAGGAGCGCGGCGGCAAGGTCGTCGTCATCGATCCCCGCCGCACGGAGACGGCGGCCATCGCGGATCAGCACGTCTTCGTCCGGCCCGGCACCGATGCGCTCGCCCTCTTCTCCCTGCTGCACGTCGTGCTGGAGGGAAGCGCCCACCGCATGGGCCGGCTCGCGGCGTTCGTGGATGGATGGGACACCGTGCTGCCGCTCGTCCGCGACTTTCCTCCGGAGCGCACGGCGCCTCACACGGGCATCGCACCGGACGTGCTTCGCGGCATCGCCCGGGAGTTCCTCGCCGCGGATGGGGCCGTCTGCTACGGGCGCGTCGGCGTGTCCACGCAACCGTTCGGCTCTCTCTGCCAATGGCTCATCAACGTCCTCAACATCGTCACCGGCAACCTGGACCGCGAGGGCGGCGCTCTCTTCACCCTTCCTGCCTTTGACCTGATTGGAGGGCCTCGCGCGTTCGGGGTCAGCCCTGGCAGCCATGGACGCTGGAAGAGCAGGGTCCGGGGCCTGCCGGAGTCCTCTGGTGAGCTGCCCGTCGCCGCGCTCGCGGAGGAGATCCTCACCCCGGGCGAGGGCCGCATCCGCGCGCTCATCACCCTGGCTGGCAACCCCGTGCTGTCCACGCCCAATGGCACGCAGCTGGACACCGCGTTGGGACAGCTCGACTTCATGGTGAGCGTGGATCCGTATCTCAACGAAACCACTCGCCACGCCCACTACATCCTGCCGCCCGCGTCCCTGCTGGAGCGAGGACACTACGACCTCGTCTTCCACGTGCTCGCCGTGCGCAACACCGCGAAGTATTCGCCGCCGGTGTTCCCGGCCGGTCCGGACTCACGTCAGGACTGGGAGATCCTCCTGGAGCTCCAGCACCGGCTGGAGACCCTGCGCAAAGGACGGAGCGTTCGCGCGACTCTTCAATACCAGGCCCTCAAGCGGACGGGGCCGGAGCGCATCCTCGACCTGGGCCTTCGCATGGGGCCCTATGGCTCGCGCTTCCATCCGCTCAAGAAGCAGGGTCTGTCGCTCGCGAAGCTTCGCGCCGCGCCGCATGGCATCGACCTGGGACCGATGAAGCCCAGCCTGCCCGGCAGGCTCCGCAACCGCGCCAAGCGCATCCAGTTGGCACCGGAGCTGCTGGTCGCGGACGTGGCCCGTCTTCGCGCAGCGTTCCCGGACGACGCGGCACCTCGAGAAGGCGAGCTGCTGCTCATCGGACGCCGGCACCTGCGCGACAACAACTCGTGGATGCACAACGTGCTGGGGCTCGTGAAGGGCCGTCCCCGCTGCACGCTGATGGTCCATCCGGACGATGCCTCACGCATCGGGCTCGCGGATGGCGCCAACGCCACCATCCGCTCGCGAGTGGGGGAGGTCACCGTGCCCGTCGCCGTCACCGCCGATGTGATGCCCGGCGTCGTCAGCCTGCCGCACGGCTACGGTCACCAGCGTCCTGGCATCCGCCAGCAGGTCGCCAGCGCGCACGCGGGCGCCAGCATCAACGACCTCACGGATGATCAAGCGCTGGACGTCGTCAGCGGCAACGCCGCCTTCAGCGGGACACCGGTCCAGGTCCGACCAGCCTGA
- a CDS encoding OmpA family protein, translating into MRTRLVLAALVALSTGCVSQGKFNEKALEAEGLTKNLTDEKGARAAAEAKVKELEEKQAALEQEKTALQTRLDASENRLTTAAAERRALEDKNAQLAALNDELGRNAKKLAQAKEELEKKSAEYESLAQSLKQEISDGKIELSEMKGRMTVQLKDKILFASGSARVGKEGQDALVKIADALKTVKGRIVRVEGHTDDVPTGGGQFPTNWELSLARAMAVVRSLQDSGVDPTMLSAAGYGQYQPLVPNDTPEHKSQNRRIEIVLAPGLGGR; encoded by the coding sequence ATGCGGACACGTCTGGTTCTGGCTGCCCTCGTTGCACTCTCCACGGGTTGCGTCTCGCAGGGGAAGTTCAACGAGAAGGCCCTGGAGGCGGAAGGGCTGACGAAGAACCTCACGGATGAGAAGGGGGCCCGCGCGGCGGCCGAGGCGAAGGTGAAGGAGCTGGAGGAGAAGCAGGCCGCGCTGGAGCAGGAGAAGACCGCCCTTCAGACGCGCCTGGACGCCTCCGAGAACCGCCTCACCACCGCGGCGGCCGAGCGCCGCGCCCTGGAGGACAAGAACGCGCAGCTGGCCGCGCTCAACGACGAGCTGGGGCGCAACGCCAAGAAGCTCGCGCAGGCGAAGGAGGAGCTGGAGAAGAAGAGCGCCGAGTACGAGAGCCTGGCCCAGTCCCTCAAGCAGGAGATTTCCGACGGCAAGATTGAGCTGTCGGAGATGAAGGGCCGGATGACCGTGCAGCTCAAGGACAAGATCCTCTTCGCGTCCGGCTCCGCGCGCGTGGGCAAGGAAGGGCAGGACGCGCTGGTGAAGATCGCCGACGCGCTCAAGACGGTGAAGGGCCGCATCGTGCGCGTGGAGGGCCACACGGACGACGTGCCCACCGGTGGCGGACAGTTCCCCACCAACTGGGAGCTGAGCCTGGCGCGCGCGATGGCGGTGGTGCGCTCGCTCCAGGACTCCGGCGTGGACCCGACCATGCTGTCCGCGGCGGGCTACGGGCAGTATCAGCCGCTCGTGCCCAACGACACGCCGGAGCACAAGAGCCAGAACCGGCGCATCGAAATCGTCCTCGCGCCCGGCCTCGGGGGGCGCTAG